One genomic segment of Paraburkholderia caffeinilytica includes these proteins:
- a CDS encoding PQQ-dependent sugar dehydrogenase, with the protein MAGFWRAVCVQGLRAGAAMLLVATALPVLAALPVERIALPPGFHIEVLSDAVPSARGMALSPKGILYIGSLDGHVYALELQSGRVTARHVIASGLETPAGVAWRDGALYVSAVSKILRLDAIDAHLNDPPKPVVVTDTLPAETHHGWKFIAFGPDGKFYVPQGAPCNVCLKDRARFGLIGRMDPDGSHYEVVARGVRNSVGFAWHPVTHELWFTDNGRDLMGDDVPDDKLNRAPRIGMDFGFPYCHGGDTPDPEFGKDHPCNTFTPPAVKLGAHVASLGMRFYSGSMFPAAYRDNIFIAEHGSWNRSKKVGYRVVRVITNPDGSNARQEVFAEGWLQPGESVWGRPADVQPMPDGSLLISDDYAGAVYRVTYSAP; encoded by the coding sequence ATGGCCGGCTTTTGGCGCGCCGTCTGCGTTCAAGGCCTGCGAGCGGGCGCTGCGATGCTACTCGTCGCCACGGCCCTGCCGGTGCTGGCCGCGCTGCCGGTCGAGCGCATCGCACTGCCGCCCGGCTTCCACATCGAGGTCCTGTCGGACGCCGTACCGAGCGCCCGGGGGATGGCGCTCTCGCCAAAGGGCATTCTTTATATAGGCAGCCTTGACGGCCACGTCTACGCGCTCGAATTGCAAAGTGGGCGCGTGACGGCTCGCCACGTGATCGCCTCCGGATTGGAAACGCCGGCTGGCGTGGCGTGGCGGGATGGCGCGCTGTACGTGTCCGCAGTGTCGAAAATTCTACGCCTGGACGCGATCGACGCCCATCTGAACGACCCGCCCAAGCCGGTCGTGGTCACCGACACATTGCCGGCAGAAACTCATCATGGCTGGAAATTCATCGCTTTCGGGCCGGATGGCAAGTTTTACGTGCCGCAAGGCGCGCCCTGCAACGTCTGCCTGAAAGACCGCGCCCGCTTTGGGTTGATCGGCCGCATGGACCCGGACGGCAGCCATTATGAAGTCGTGGCGCGTGGCGTTCGCAACTCCGTCGGCTTCGCGTGGCACCCGGTGACGCATGAGTTGTGGTTCACCGACAACGGCCGCGACCTGATGGGCGACGACGTACCGGACGACAAGCTCAACCGTGCGCCACGCATCGGCATGGATTTCGGTTTTCCGTACTGCCATGGCGGCGACACGCCCGACCCCGAATTCGGCAAAGACCATCCATGCAACACCTTCACGCCGCCGGCTGTCAAACTCGGCGCGCACGTCGCCTCGCTCGGCATGCGCTTTTACAGCGGCTCAATGTTTCCGGCGGCTTATCGCGACAATATTTTCATCGCTGAACACGGCTCGTGGAATCGCAGCAAGAAGGTCGGTTACCGCGTCGTGCGAGTGATCACCAACCCGGACGGCAGCAACGCGCGCCAGGAAGTCTTTGCCGAAGGCTGGCTCCAGCCGGGTGAATCCGTATGGGGCCGCCCAGCCGATGTGCAGCCGATGCCAGACGGCTCCCTGCTAATCAGCGACGACTACGCCGGCGCCGTCTATCGCGTAACTTATTCCGCGCCCTAG
- a CDS encoding Lrp/AsnC ligand binding domain-containing protein, whose amino-acid sequence MRTQRQPIRALDKLDHKILRLLQQDGRMAMKDLAEQVGLSVTPCIERVKRMERDGVITGYHARVNPAELGAALLVFVEITLDHKSGNMFDQFRREVQKIPEVLECHLVSGDFDYLIKARIGEMADYRKLLGDILLQLPGAVQSKSYVVMEEIKETLTIAVGD is encoded by the coding sequence ATGCGAACACAGCGCCAACCGATCCGGGCCCTCGACAAACTCGATCACAAGATCCTGCGGCTCCTGCAGCAGGACGGCCGGATGGCGATGAAAGACCTCGCCGAACAGGTCGGGCTGTCGGTCACGCCGTGCATCGAGCGCGTCAAGCGGATGGAGCGCGACGGCGTGATCACCGGCTACCACGCGAGGGTGAACCCGGCTGAGCTGGGCGCGGCGCTGCTGGTATTTGTCGAGATCACGCTCGATCACAAAAGCGGCAACATGTTCGACCAGTTCCGCCGCGAGGTGCAGAAGATCCCCGAGGTGCTGGAATGCCATCTCGTTTCGGGCGACTTCGACTATCTGATCAAGGCGCGCATCGGTGAAATGGCCGACTACCGCAAGCTGCTAGGGGATATCCTGCTGCAATTGCCCGGCGCGGTGCAGTCGAAGAGCTACGTGGTGATGGAAGAGATCAAGGAAACGCTGACGATTGCGGTTGGCGATTAG
- the rimM gene encoding ribosome maturation factor RimM (Essential for efficient processing of 16S rRNA), whose translation MSERDSGNSGRVKANAAAPRAKTSGQAPFGAFVRKPVEGAEGRAKAKVASAGSSAAEMRAETVESWPADAVEVGAIVDAYGLKGWVKVAAHADAGHGGDALLSAKRWWLLKGHERKSAPSLQAKTHSDSIVAHLGGVSDRDVALALRGTRVYISRSEFPALGADEFYWVDLLGLDVVNVAGVNLGKVADMIDNGAHSVLRIEYPDTDKNGKPVTGERLIPFVGVFVKTVDQAAKQIIVDWETDY comes from the coding sequence ATGTCTGAACGTGATTCCGGCAATTCAGGTCGCGTGAAGGCAAATGCGGCAGCCCCGCGCGCGAAGACGTCTGGTCAGGCGCCGTTCGGTGCATTCGTCCGCAAGCCGGTCGAAGGGGCCGAGGGCCGGGCGAAAGCCAAAGTTGCAAGCGCCGGTTCCAGTGCGGCAGAAATGCGGGCGGAAACGGTGGAAAGCTGGCCGGCCGATGCGGTCGAGGTCGGTGCAATCGTCGACGCTTACGGCCTCAAAGGCTGGGTCAAGGTCGCAGCCCATGCGGATGCCGGGCACGGCGGAGACGCATTGCTAAGCGCGAAGCGCTGGTGGTTGCTGAAAGGCCATGAGCGCAAGTCGGCGCCGTCACTACAGGCAAAAACGCATAGCGACAGTATCGTTGCCCATCTGGGCGGCGTTAGCGACCGCGATGTGGCCTTGGCGCTGCGCGGCACGCGCGTCTATATCAGCCGCAGTGAATTTCCGGCCCTCGGGGCCGATGAATTCTACTGGGTCGACCTGCTCGGCCTGGACGTGGTGAACGTTGCCGGGGTCAACCTCGGCAAGGTTGCAGACATGATCGACAACGGTGCGCACTCGGTGCTGCGCATCGAATACCCGGATACCGACAAGAACGGTAAGCCGGTCACCGGCGAGCGCTTGATCCCGTTCGTCGGCGTCTTTGTCAAAACGGTGGATCAGGCGGCGAAGCAGATCATTGTCGACTGGGAAACCGATTACTAA
- a CDS encoding D-amino acid dehydrogenase, with protein MRVVVLGSGVVGVTSAYYLARAGHEVTVIDREAGPALETSFANAGQISPGYASPWAAPGVPLKAVKWMFQKHAPLAIRLDGTQFQLQWMWQMLQNCTSSRYAVNKGRMVRLAEYSRDCLQALRAETGIQYEGRTGGTLQVFRTQQQFDGAAKDIAVLREANVPYELLSPAELAQAEPALAAVSHKLTGGLRLPGDETGDCQMFTTHLAALAEQLGVKFRYNTPIDALAMAGDRIAGVQCGDELVRADSFVVALGSYSTKFLSGLVKIPVYPLKGYSITAPIVNEAAAPISTVLDETYKIAITRFDNRIRVGGMAEIVGFDKSLREARRETLELCVNDLFPGGGDTSKATFWTGLRPMTPDGTPIVGRTPVPNLFLNTGHGTLGWTMSCGSGQLLADVMSGKQPAIKADDLSVHRYLGEVGGAHRPAYA; from the coding sequence ATGCGAGTCGTCGTCTTGGGCAGTGGCGTTGTCGGAGTGACAAGTGCTTATTACCTGGCGCGCGCCGGTCATGAAGTGACCGTCATCGATCGCGAGGCCGGCCCGGCGCTCGAAACCAGCTTTGCCAATGCCGGCCAGATCTCGCCGGGCTACGCGTCGCCGTGGGCCGCGCCGGGCGTGCCGCTGAAGGCTGTCAAATGGATGTTCCAGAAGCATGCGCCGCTGGCGATCCGCCTCGACGGCACGCAATTCCAGCTGCAATGGATGTGGCAGATGCTGCAGAACTGCACGTCGTCGCGTTATGCGGTGAACAAGGGCCGCATGGTTCGCCTCGCCGAATACAGCCGCGACTGTTTGCAAGCGCTGCGCGCCGAAACCGGCATCCAGTACGAAGGCCGCACCGGCGGCACGCTGCAGGTATTCCGCACGCAACAGCAGTTCGACGGCGCCGCAAAAGACATCGCCGTGCTGCGAGAAGCCAACGTGCCGTATGAACTGCTGTCGCCGGCCGAACTCGCGCAAGCCGAACCGGCGCTCGCCGCCGTCTCGCACAAGCTGACGGGCGGTCTGCGCCTGCCGGGCGACGAAACCGGCGACTGCCAGATGTTCACCACGCATCTTGCCGCGCTGGCCGAGCAACTGGGCGTCAAGTTCCGCTACAACACGCCGATCGACGCACTCGCCATGGCCGGCGACCGTATTGCCGGCGTCCAATGCGGCGATGAACTGGTGCGCGCGGATTCGTTTGTCGTCGCGCTCGGTTCCTACTCGACGAAATTCCTGTCCGGTCTCGTGAAGATTCCGGTCTACCCGCTCAAGGGTTATTCGATCACCGCGCCGATCGTCAACGAAGCGGCTGCGCCGATTTCCACCGTGCTCGACGAGACCTACAAGATCGCGATCACGCGCTTCGACAACCGGATTCGCGTCGGCGGCATGGCCGAGATCGTCGGCTTCGACAAGTCGTTGCGTGAGGCGCGCCGCGAAACGCTGGAACTGTGCGTGAACGATCTGTTCCCTGGCGGCGGCGATACGTCGAAGGCCACGTTCTGGACCGGCCTGCGCCCGATGACGCCGGACGGCACGCCGATCGTCGGCCGCACCCCCGTGCCGAACCTGTTCCTGAACACGGGCCACGGCACGCTAGGCTGGACGATGTCGTGCGGCTCGGGTCAACTGCTGGCCGACGTCATGTCGGGCAAGCAGCCGGCAATCAAGGCGGATGATCTGTCGGTGCATCGCTATCTCGGCGAGGTCGGCGGTGCGCATCGTCCGGCATATGCTTAA
- a CDS encoding NINE protein, whose protein sequence is MSTLAPASSYFRSKTITAALAFFFGSLGAHRFYLYGMRDIYGWAHLLGTLIGIPGAMLVVASERASMLGWVLAFFGAVSLLSAFLAAIVYGLRLDDKWDAQFNAQTQRKSRSGWTVIFIVIFSLLIGAFLLMTGLAISFQTYFESQVQAAKALSQ, encoded by the coding sequence ATGTCCACCCTTGCTCCGGCTTCCTCGTATTTCAGATCCAAGACGATTACCGCTGCGCTGGCATTCTTCTTCGGCAGCCTCGGTGCCCACCGCTTCTATCTGTACGGCATGCGCGACATTTACGGCTGGGCCCATCTGCTCGGCACGCTGATCGGGATTCCGGGCGCCATGCTGGTGGTGGCAAGCGAGCGGGCCTCGATGCTCGGCTGGGTGCTCGCGTTTTTCGGCGCTGTTTCGCTGCTCTCCGCCTTTCTGGCAGCGATCGTCTACGGCCTGCGCCTGGACGACAAATGGGACGCGCAGTTCAACGCACAAACCCAGCGCAAAAGCCGCTCTGGCTGGACTGTCATTTTCATCGTGATCTTTTCGCTGTTGATCGGCGCGTTCCTGCTGATGACGGGCCTCGCGATCTCGTTCCAGACTTACTTCGAAAGCCAGGTGCAGGCCGCCAAAGCGCTGTCGCAATGA
- the rpsP gene encoding 30S ribosomal protein S16 gives MVIIRLARGGSKKRPFYNIVATDSRNRRDGRFIERVGFYNPVATKGESLRIAQDRLTYWQGVGAQLSPTVQRLVKEAQKAQPAA, from the coding sequence ATGGTCATCATCCGCTTGGCTCGTGGCGGCTCCAAGAAGCGCCCGTTCTACAACATCGTCGCAACCGATTCGCGTAACCGTCGTGACGGCCGCTTCATCGAACGCGTTGGCTTCTACAACCCGGTCGCTACGAAGGGTGAGTCGCTGCGTATCGCTCAAGACCGCCTGACGTACTGGCAAGGTGTTGGCGCGCAACTGTCGCCGACCGTTCAGCGTCTCGTGAAGGAAGCGCAAAAGGCGCAACCGGCTGCTTAA
- a CDS encoding PA0069 family radical SAM protein, with protein MTDSDPHSANEFPIAPPTPRKGRGAVTNLQGRYEVDQREVVDDGWLSSLEEDGEPKVLRTQVFEERAKTILTRNASPDIPFGVSLNPYRGCEHGCIYCFARPTHSYLGLSPGLDFESRIYAKVNAPELLGRELSKKSYVPEPIALGVNTDAWQPVERDLRLTRRVIEVLSERGHPFAAITKSSLIERDIDLLAPMAARGQFMAAITITTLDADIARTLEPRAATPSRRLRTIRTLSEAGIPVGVSIAPVIPFVTEPDMERVLEACAEAGASNASYIVLRLPWEVAPLFKDWLAAHFPDRADRVMSRVRDMRGGKDYDSSFSTRMKGEGLWADLLKQRFHKAVRRLGLNRRDRGILDMSHFRRIEPAPAEPLLRDNPQLRLF; from the coding sequence GTGACCGATTCCGACCCCCACTCCGCCAACGAATTTCCGATTGCTCCGCCCACGCCTCGCAAGGGGCGTGGCGCGGTGACGAACCTGCAAGGCCGTTACGAAGTCGATCAGCGCGAGGTGGTGGACGACGGCTGGCTTTCGTCATTAGAGGAGGACGGCGAGCCCAAGGTCTTGCGCACGCAGGTTTTCGAAGAGCGTGCCAAAACCATTCTCACGCGCAACGCGTCGCCGGATATTCCGTTCGGCGTGTCGCTGAATCCTTATCGGGGTTGCGAACATGGCTGCATCTACTGCTTCGCGCGGCCCACGCATAGTTATCTTGGGCTGTCGCCGGGCCTCGACTTCGAAAGCCGCATCTACGCGAAGGTCAACGCGCCGGAGTTGCTCGGGCGCGAGTTGTCAAAGAAGTCCTATGTGCCGGAGCCGATCGCGCTCGGCGTCAATACAGACGCCTGGCAGCCCGTCGAGCGGGATTTGCGCCTCACGCGGCGGGTGATCGAAGTGCTCAGCGAGCGCGGCCATCCGTTCGCGGCGATCACCAAATCGTCGCTCATCGAGCGGGATATTGATTTGCTTGCGCCCATGGCGGCGCGCGGGCAGTTCATGGCGGCTATCACGATCACCACGCTGGATGCGGATATCGCACGCACGCTCGAGCCGCGTGCGGCCACGCCGTCGCGCCGGTTGCGCACCATCCGTACGTTGAGCGAGGCGGGCATACCTGTTGGCGTCAGCATCGCGCCGGTGATTCCGTTCGTCACCGAGCCGGACATGGAGCGCGTGCTGGAAGCCTGTGCCGAAGCCGGCGCGAGCAATGCGAGCTACATCGTGCTGCGCTTGCCATGGGAAGTCGCGCCGCTATTCAAGGATTGGCTCGCGGCGCATTTTCCTGATCGGGCCGACCGGGTGATGAGCCGCGTGCGCGATATGCGGGGCGGAAAGGACTACGACTCGTCCTTCTCCACCCGAATGAAGGGAGAAGGCCTATGGGCGGACTTGCTGAAGCAGCGCTTCCATAAGGCCGTGCGCCGGCTCGGGCTAAACCGGCGTGATCGCGGCATTCTGGATATGTCGCACTTTCGCCGGATCGAGCCGGCGCCGGCTGAACCGTTGCTACGCGACAATCCGCAATTGAGGCTTTTTTAG